The DNA window TGTCCAGACAATAGGATATTGTGATCCTGATCTCGACCCCATCATCGTGGCGAGAGGAAGCAAACCGATGAGCACCCAGCAGATCAGCCCCGCCCCCACCGGCGCCCGTGCCGACCGGATCACCGCCGAGGAATGCCGGATCGACGACTTCGTCGCACTCACCAGCCGCACCACCGACCCGGCCGACTACCCGTACGCGTCGGGCACCGACCGCGGCGTCCTGTTCTACGACGCCGCCGCGGTCACCGGAACCGACGAGGCGACCCGCGAGCAGATCGGCGACGAACTGGCCCGCGCGTTGCTCACCGGACCCGGCATCGTCGTATTCACCGGCGCCTTCGACGAGCGGCACGGACTGCAGGAGACCACCGAGGTCTTCACCCAGATCATCGCCGACCAGTACGCGTCCGGTGTGACCGGTGGCGATCACTTCGCCAAAGCCGGTGCCAACGACCGCATCTGGAACGCAGTGCAGAAGCTCGCCGAGCGCGACCCCGAACTCTTTGTCCGCTACTACGCCAACGACGTCCTGGCGCTGGTGTCCGAGGCTTGGCTGGGCCCGATGTATCAGGTGACCTCACAGATCAACGTCGTCAATCCCGGTGGCGCCGCGCAGAATCCGCATCGCGACTATCACCTCGGGTTCATGGCCACCGCGACCGCGGCACGCTTCCGCAGCCACATCCACCAGTTGTCTCCCGCGCTCACGCTGCAGGGCGCCGTCGCACACGTGGACATGCCGA is part of the Gordonia bronchialis DSM 43247 genome and encodes:
- a CDS encoding phytanoyl-CoA dioxygenase family protein; translation: MSTQQISPAPTGARADRITAEECRIDDFVALTSRTTDPADYPYASGTDRGVLFYDAAAVTGTDEATREQIGDELARALLTGPGIVVFTGAFDERHGLQETTEVFTQIIADQYASGVTGGDHFAKAGANDRIWNAVQKLAERDPELFVRYYANDVLALVSEAWLGPMYQVTSQINVVNPGGAAQNPHRDYHLGFMATATAARFRSHIHQLSPALTLQGAVAHVDMPIEAGPTMYLPYSQTYEPGYLAFNLPEFREYFEHNYVQLPLNAGDAVFFNPGLFHGAGHNVSAATKRMANLLQISSAFGRAMESVDRSSMLRAVYPALQKLAAGGNRRAVANVIGCAAEGYPFPSNLDLDAPITGLSGETQAELVARALDEGFDAARFDAELTALDHRHDPNGAV